One genomic window of Trichomycterus rosablanca isolate fTriRos1 chromosome 1, fTriRos1.hap1, whole genome shotgun sequence includes the following:
- the arpp19b gene encoding cAMP-regulated phosphoprotein 19b codes for MSSETESAGQVMEEPSTEEQQEMQDKVVSPEKAEEAKLKARYPHLGAKPGGSDLLRKRLQKGQKYFDSGDYNMAKAKMKNKQLPAAAAEKTEITGDHIPTPQDLPQRKQSLVASKLAV; via the exons ATGTCTAGTGAGACTGAGTCAGCGGGACAGGTTATGGAGGAGCCCAGCACAGAGGAACAACAG GAGATGCAGGACAAAGTCGTGAGTCCAGAAAAAGCAGAGGAAGCTAAGCTAAAGGCTCGGTACCCACATCTCGGCGCCAAGCCTGGAGGTTCAGACTTGCTGAGAAAAAGATTACAGAAAGGG CAAAAGTACTTTGACTCAGGAGACTACAATATGGCAAAGGCCAAGATGAAGAATAAACAGCTTCCAGCAGCTGCAGCAGAGAAGACTGAAATCACCGGAGATCACATCCCCACACCACAGGACCTGCCGCAAAGGAAGCAGTCACTGGTGGCCAGCAAACTGGCAGTCTGA